ACAACACAGGAATGACACGCACTGGGCCTATGCAGGTTATTGCAAAACCGCCGCAAAATAAGACGTTCCCAATTCAAAAATAATCTCATTCAGGCGGTTTTGTTTCTAGCCCGGATGTGGGCACTCCCCTGTTTTTTCACGACCTTTTGACAGGACACTTTGCAGAGCTTTTCAGAAGCGGGTGAAACATCCGGGCTAAAAGAGCGCTTTACTCTCCCGCTGCGAAGCCAAGCCGAGACTTCCGCTCCTTGAGCACACCCGCGTAAGAAATCTTCTTGTTCGGAGAAAGAAAACTACCGGCGATCAGCTCGTCCCAGAGCGGAAAGGCCGCCTGAAAACGCTGGATTATTTCGCCCAGGATACGGTCGTTGATCTGAAGGCGTTCTCCGGCAAAATAGCTAAACAGGTCGCTTCGTGTGAGACTGGATCGCTTCCCGTGAAGGGGCAGGGCCATCTCTTCCTTCGGTTTCGTTAGTGCGATGGTCGAATTCACCAGATCGTAGGCCGGCGCAAGATCAATGCGTCCGCGCCGGGTGATGAGCGAAAAGTTTTTCAAGTGCATGTCCTCGTTGCCGGTAAGGAAGCTGAAAAGTGTCCGCTCGAAAAGCTTCACACGCTCGATGGCGGGGAATGTGCAAAACCGTTCCACAATGGCCGCCACCTCTTCCATGGACGATTCGTATTTTGTCTCCCTGCTCGCGCCTGAAAGCTGCGAGAAATCTTCCAGCGGAATCCGCCCCTTCCGCGCCTCGCGATCGAAACGCCTTATGAAATACGTGAACGAACCGTCACTGGCGTAAACAAGTCCATGCAGTGGCGTCTCGATCCCAACCCCAGCAGCGAGACGCATCGTCAGGTCTTCATTCTCGGGCAGTTCCGGAAAATCCAGGCCCGGCGGCTTGAGGATGAACTTGCCGTTGCAATCCACCACCTCAAACCTGCCCTCCCTGCTCTTCAGCACGGCGCTCAACTTTAACTGGACTCCCGGGATGGACATTTTCCCCGCGCGCTCAAGCGCCTCCTGCCGCTGCTCCACTGCTGTGTAAGCCAATGGAGCCAGGGAAAGGAGATTCCGGTCCAGAAGCTTCAATCCGCCGGCCGAGTAATCCACCCAGGAACTGACCGGCTCGTAGGTGATCGGACAGCGTTTCATTCTATCTCCTTCACCGTGAGCGAGCCGACGAGATCCTGGCCGGTCAGCTTCAACTGCCCGAACAGGTCATTGCCATCCAGTTTGTGGCGGCGCAGCATCGCCTCCAGTTGCATCCCTTCCGGCAGCAGGCCTTCAAAGGCGGGCGGGAACCGGTCAAAATCATAGACACGCCGCGACACCGGCATGGTTAGCGACACCGATTCACCGGAATAACCGTCCGAATAGCTGAACCGCCATTTGTCGCCGCCAAGTTCTTCGAGAAAACCGGCGAGAACACCCTGCTGATAAATCCCGGCCATTCTCATGTCGTTTGATCTTTTGATGAAGTGCCAACGCTGTCGGCCCGAAGGCGTTCCATCACCGGGCTCTGGAGGTTGATCGTGATATTGAGCGCCGAGAGGATCTTCGCCAGGGTGTCATAGCGGACCGACAGCTTTCCATGTTCCAAATCAAAGATCACAGTCTTTCCAACGCCAGCCAGCTTTGCCAGTTCGGCCTGAGAAAGGCCGCTCACGCGCCGGTGCAGTTTGATGATTTCCTTAAGCATTTTCATTTTACCGCTACAATAGTAAATTAATATGTATTAGTCTGTATGCTATACCAAATTGTAAATAATGTCAATTATTTTACCGCTGTAACGGTAATATATAATTTATTAAACTATTTATGCTTACAATTTGGAAGCAATTGTATAAATAATGCCGTTATAGCAGTATAATTAATGAAAGGACTGTCTAAAACAAGGCTGAATTATTTCACTATAGGATGATTGGTCAACACCACGCGCGTGCCGCTGGTGGAAAAGGGCTTCATTTGTCCGGGCGCGAGCGAGAGCCGCTTTTCCCATACCGCCGCCGCCGACTGCTCAATAATCAAAAAAACCTGGCGCGGCGAATCCCATGCGGCTTTCAAGGAATCATCCTGCAAATACAATTCGCGGCCCAAGCCGAGGTTGCGGGTCGCATATTCGTAGTTGAGCGGGACGCCGTACCAATACACCTGCCGGTTCAGGTAAAAGAAGAGGCTGGAGGCGAGGTTGGGATAGCCATCGTACACCACCATGGCGTCCGGTTGCGCCACCGATTCGATTTTAACCGCCGAGTTCTCCATCGAGAAAAAATCCTGCTTCACCGCAAATCCGCGGACTGCCATGAAATACGGAACCAGCATCGACAGCATCAGGACCGCGAAGGCAGGCGCCAGTTTCCTGCGCCAAACGAGCCAGAGACCGGCCACACCACCTAACAACAAGCTCAGCGATGTATTCCGGATCAGAGGCATGAAATCCAGCCAGGCGCCCATTGAAAATCCCTGCAATGCCGTCAACAAATGATCCCGCTCGACCAGCGGCGTGACCGCAGCTGCGGTTTCCTGCGAACGCGTCACCAACCACAACACAAAGCCCGCGCCCGCAAGCCCCGCGGCGAGGAGACAAACAAAAGGCAGGAAATACCAAACCCGCGCCTGGGGCCGGGGCTCCACCACCGCGAACGCAAGCAACAAGGTCAGCACCGGCCAGCCCGCCATGGTGTAATAATCCTGCCGGGCCGAAGTCATGGATGTCAGCAGAATGACCAAAAAGGCACCCCCCAGAAACATACGGCTAAATTTCCAGAGCTCCGGATCTTTCGGTACATGCGACTTCAAAGAAACAAGCGCGGCCGGCAACAGCAACATGCCCGGCATAAGCATGAAAAAATGTTGCAAGACAAAGACCAACAAACCGACCTGATTGCTGCTGGGGGGCCAGCGTTTGTCCACCGCATGGCCAAGTTGTTCGTTGATGAAATGGTCCTGGATGAATCCGGGACAACGCAATTGCATCAGCCCATACCAGGGCAGCAAAATGACCGCAATAATCAACGGCCCTTCCACGCTCAAGAAGGCCTTCCAAAAAGGCCGCGAATTTTTGTCCCACAGCGCGGACACCGCAACCGCCAGCAACGGCCACAGTGCGCCGTGTAATCCCTTGCACATGGAGCCCACCCCCATGAACACCCAGGCCAGCCGCGTCCAAAACACCCTGTTTTCCGGCATTTGCCACGCGCGCAGCATGGCCCAGAAAGTCAGGGTGATAAAAAGCGCGAGAAACACTTCCGGCATGATCACATGGGTGAAAACAAAAAAACCGCAGGAAGAAGCCAGCAAGAGCGCGCCTGCCAGCCCGAAACGGCGCCCGCCCACGGCCCGGCCCAGCAGATAGACTGAAAAAACCCAGGCAACCGTGGCCAATGCCACCGGCAGGCGTACCCCAAATTCCGATTTTCCAAAAACGGACATGCCGGCCATGAGGCACCAATAAACCAGGGGAGGTTTTTGAAGGCGGGGGAGCTGGTTGTTGGTGGGCAGCAGCCAGTCGCCCCGAGCCAGCATTTCGCGGGCTGCGCCGCTGTACTGGCCCTCGGTTTCGTCATAAACCACCGGTTCAAAGCTTCCGGCGATAAAAACAATAGACAGTAAGGCAAATATCAGCAGCACGTTCCAACGGCTGCCGAAAACAAATACGCCCCCTTTTCCCATTTCCGGCAACTCAACCGGACTGGCGCGGAATTCATGCATGCGAAAATCATCCCTTATCTATTTATTCAAGCCGCCAAACGCTAACCGACCGGCAATTGTAGAAGCAAGCAAATTGAACACGATTGAGATTGCCGCGGGAAGATTCATCCCATAAATAACGTCCCATGAAAGAACGTTTTCGCGCGCCGGTCCTTTTTGCGGCCATTCTATTTATACTCCCGGCAACCTGCCCCCTGGCTTCCGGGGAGGAATCCTGGCAGGCCGTCAAAAGCTATTCGTACATCGATCCCGCGACGCCCCAGGACCTGGCAGGCGGAGAAATCCGCGGCAACCATGTACCCATGGAAGGCCTGGCCCTGAACATGGATGTGGAGACCTGCTATGTCCTGGCCCTGCCTCCCGACAAAGTCATCGAACGCATCCGCGACTTGAAACGTCCCAAGAATGACACCGGCGACAAAACACTCGGCGCCAGCATTGACCACCGTGTTTCCAATCCGGCAACGCGGAGTGACCTTCAGGATTTCTCGGTTCAAAACATTGCCCAATGGAGTTTCTTCGGCGGCGGCGGCGGACTGGCCGACACCACCCAGCTCAACCTGGACCAGGAAGAAAAACAAAAAGTGGCGGAGGCATCCACGGAAAAAAATGCGGACAAATCCGCCGTCAGCGCGGCTTGGAAAGAAATCCTGTTACAGCGGGCTCTTGCCTTCCAGAAAAAGGGGCTGATGGGCTCGGATCCGTACCAAACCGGCAACGACAAATTCGAGCCCGGTCCGGAACTGGTGGTCATGCTGAAAAAGCGCGGCCCTGTGCTGAACCGTTTTCTCGGCGTGCTGGACGGCGTCATGAGCGGGCGACAGGTTCCCAACAGCCTCGACCCGGTGTACTACTGGGAAAGCTCCAGCATCCAGGGGGACCAAACCATCGCGCTGGCCGCAAATTTTGTCCAAACCGGGGCAAGCTACAAGTCGGCTGAAATCACCTACTACGTTTCCTCCAAATACTACATTTCGCTTACCTTGTCCGAATTTTTTCCGGTGCAAATCAACGGCAAAACCCGGACTTTTGTGTGGAGAAGCGATTTTGTCATCACCCCGTCCATTGGATTTGCCAAAGGCATCGAACGGATGGCGGCTGAAAACATCATGTTGATCGAGGTGAAACGGTCGATCCGCAATTTCATGGAGGAATGCTCCAAGGCGGCGGGCAGTTGACCGGGATGCCGTGCGGTATGGAATACCGGCGCAAAATCCAACCGCCTTATTTCGCCTTCAACACTTTTTGCAGTACGGCCAGAAGCATGACAGGGCTGTAGGGTTTTGTTAAAATCTCCCTAACACCCTGTTTCTTCAGCTCATCCGCATTCAAATCCTCAACCTGCCCGCTGCAAACGACGATTTTCACCTTGGAATCCGTTTTTTTCAGTTTCGCAATCAAATCCATTCCGTCCATCTGCGGCATGATCAAATCGGCAAACACAGCCTTGATTTTGGATCGGCGGGACTTGAACAAGGAAAGCGCTTCAATACCATTCGCGGCCAGCAACACTTCATACCCGTATTTTCTCAACACGCGCCCGGTCACATCCCGAATGCCCGCTTCATCGTCCACCACAAGGACCAGTTCCCCTTTACCCCGCTGCGGAGGCTCGTTTGACATCTGATCGGATGGGATTGGCGCATTCAGCGCGGGGAAATAAACCCTGAACTGGGTTCCCTGCCCCACCTTGCTGTCCACCAGAATCAAACCGTCGTGGTTGCGGACAATGCCGAGCACCGTCGATAGCCCCAACCCTGTGCCTTTGCTGGATTCCTTGGTGCTGAAAAAGGGGTCGAAAATACGATCCAAATCGCTGTGCGAAATGCCGGTGCCGGTGTCCGAAACCAGCCAGACCAGATGAGGCCCCGGTTTGGCGTTTGGAGTTGTGGCGGCAAAATTTTCATCCAGGACAACATTTTCAGCCGCCAGGGTAAGCACCCCGCCCTTCGGCATCGCGTCCCGGGCGTTGACGCAAAGATTCATCAACACCTGGTGGAGCTGCGTGATGTCTCCTTCCATGTTCCAGAGATCATTGGGGATGGAATGTTTCAACGTGATGGACTTGGGGAATGTTTCGCGGATGATCTGGGCAATCTCCTGAAGGATATAGTTTGTTTGCAGGGGGACACGCTCGCTTGGGACGCCGCGGGAAAAAGTCAGGATTTGCTTGATGATCGCGGCCCCGCGTTTGGCGCTGTTCTCCATCGCGCTCATCAGGGTCTTCAACTCCTCGCTTTTCAGTTCCTCGCGCAGCATGGGAATCCCCATCAGTATTGGCGCTAGTATATTGTTTAAATCATGGGCGATCCCGCCCGCCATCTGCCCGACGCTTTCCAGGCGCTGGGCCCGCAGAAACCGGGCCTCCAGGCGCTTCTGATCCGTGATATCGGAAAAAACAGCCATGGAAGATGTGGCTTTGCCCTTGGCGTCATACAGGGGCGCGACGGAAATACGCAGGTTCAAGTCGGCCCCATCTTTGCGCTGGCGCACGATTTCCAGCCCCTGAATATGTTCGCCTGACATAACCCGCCTCAAAAGATTCTCGAACTCGGCGCGTTTTGCCTGATTCACAGTGGGTGGAGGCCCTCCAATCGCTTCTGAAGCCGTCCAGCCAAAAACACGCACGGCCGCGGGATTCCACAAAGTTACGAAACCCCGGCTGTCCAAAACAACCGACGCCAGGGGAGAGTCCTCGAATAGAGCCCTCAACTGTCCATTGAGCGCCCTGAGTTTTTCTTCACTCTGCTTGCGCTCCGTAATGTCCTGTTTGATGGAAATGAAGTGGGTAATATCGCCCCTGTCATTCAAAACCGGCGTGATGGTATTTTCCTCCGTATAGAGCGTCCCGTCCTTGCGCCGGTTCACCATCTCCGCATGCCAGACTTTCCCGGCAAGCACAGTCTCCCACAGTTCCTTGTAAAAAGCTTCGTCATGCACGCCGGATTTCAGGAGATTGGTCTTCTGATTTTTTGCCTCTTCAAGCGCGTACCCGGTCAGACGGGTAAACGCCGGATTTACCCAAATAACCCTGGCCTCGCGGTCCGTGATAACCACGGCGTTCGACGCATGCTGCAATGCCGCGCTTAACAACTTCAATCCCGACTCCACCTCGACGCGCTGCTGGCGTTCCTTGATTTCCCGCATGGCGCGCAAGACGGCCGGCGCGAGGCGGTTCAAGCGTTGCTTCAACACGTAATCAGTCGCCCCATTGATGAGGGCGTCCACAACCAGCTCTTCGTTCATCGATCCCGAATAAAAAATAAAGGGGATTTCCGGCCGCAGGTTTTTTACCGCCTTCAGGGCGGACATGCCGTCGTAACCCCGCAGCGAATAATCGGCAAGAATCAAGTCGGGATTGAATTTCCGGAGTTGCTCCAGGAAATCAGACTCTGTGAAAACCCACTTGTTATCAGCGTCAATTCCGGCCTCGCGCAGTTTCTGAATAACCAGTTCAGCGTCCGCCGCCTCGTCCTCCAGCATTAAAATGTGAAGTTTCGCGCTCATTTCATTGCACAGCAGCGCAAGCGTCCCGTTGAATGATAAAAACCGCCTGCGGCGGTCTGGGCGGAGATGGATTCGAACCATCGAAGGCGTGAGCCAGCAGATTTACAGTCTGCCCCGTTTGGCCACTTCGGTATCCGCCCGAAGGAAATAAAATATTAGAGACTTCGCGCATAGACGTCAACCCGTCAGCTCCCTTTGAAGAAAAAACCCTCAAATCCTATATCCCAGGCAGGGCAATTTGGCGATGAAAATCAAAATTGCTTCAGAAACCGGATGTCGTTCTCGTAAAACAGGCGCAGGTCCGGGATGCCGTGCCGCAGCATGGCCATCCGCTCCACTCCCATGCCAAAAGCAAACCCGGTGTAACGCTCGGAATCAATCCCGACGCTTTGAAACACAGCCGGATCCACCATGCCGCAACCGCAAATCTCCAGCCATTCCCGGCCCTTCACGCTCGAGCCGGCACGGGCCATGTCGATTTCAAAACTCGGTTCGGTGAACGGGAAAAAATGCGGCCGGAACCGCACTTTGGTGTCGGCGCCCATGAACTCCTTGAAAAAATATTCCATCGCGCCTTTCAGGTCGCGCAGGGTGATTCCCTCATCCACGACCAGGCTTTCAATCTGGTGGAAAAATACACCGTGTGTGGCGTCGATTTCATCCCGGCGATAACAACGTCCGGGCGCAATAATCCGGATCGGCGGCTTTTGGTTTTCCATCGTCCGTATCTGCACGGTGGAAGTCTGTGTGCGAAGCAGGTAGCGCCCGTATTTAGGGTCTGCGGGATGATCCACATAAAAAGTGTCCTGCTCGTTGCGGGCCGGATGGTCCGCCGGCGTGTTCAACGCGTCGAAATTGTAAAACTCCGTCTCCATCTCGGGCCCGTCCGCAAGCGCGAAACCCATGCGCCGAAAAATCGAAACGATCCGGTCAATCGTCTGATGCACAACATGGGGCGTGGCGCAGGGCAACGGGCGGCCCGTCAGGCTGGTATCTTCCGGCTGGCCGTGGGAGACGCCGCCAAAGGACTGCTTTTTGAGATCAAAGGCGTCGTTGATCTGTTTTTTTACTAAGTTTGAACTCTTGCCGGCTTCAGGCCGTTGTTCCTTGGGGACGTCCTTGATTTTTTCAAGGACAGCCGGGAGCAATCCCTGTCGGCTGAGATATTTGACCCGCCAGGCCTCCAAAGCAGCCGCGTCCTGCACCCCCCCGATTTCGGCCAGGGCCTGCTCCTTCAACTGTTGCAGTTCCTCGATCATGGAATAAAAACGCCGCCGGACTGCGGAGTACGGCGGCGTTGAAAAATCTAAAAGACCGGTCTCAGTTCTTGGCCAGTTTGACCACTTCCTGAAATGCGCCCGGCTCGCTCACCGCCAGATCCGCCAGGATCTTGCGGTCGATTTCCACCTTGGCCGTCTTCAGTCCGGCAATGAACTTGCTGTAGGTCAGGCCGAATTCCCTGACAGCCAGACCGATGCGGGTGTTCCACAACATGCGGAAGTTGCGCTTGCGCGTCTTGCGGTCGCGGTAGGACCAATATTTGGCTTTTGTGGTGGCATCTTTGGCGTAACGAAACAGCTTGCTCCGGTTGCCGCGGAATCCTTTGGCCGAACTCACGACGCGTTTGCGTCGTTCACGTGAGGCGGCTGCATTTGTTGCTCTGGGCATAATCTCTCCTTTAAATCGTGGAAAAGCGGAAAATTAAAGAGAAGACTCAGCTAAATGGCAAGCACAGTTTCATCCGCGGCGTGTCGGCCGCGGATACCATCGCGCGCTTGGCCAAATGGCGTTTGCGTTTGCGATTCTTGCTGGCTGCCAGGTGGCGGCGTCCGGCCTTGCTCATTTTTAGTTTTCCGCTGGCCGTCAATTTGAACCGTTTGGCCACGGCTTTCTTTGTTTTTGCTGAACTTCCTTTGCGCATTGGATCCGTCTTTCTATTGATTACTCTGTGGCGGAATCTGCTCCGCCTTCTTCTTCTTCGTCAAATTCCGTGTCACTTTCCTTCGTGAATTTCCTCGCCCTTTTATTAAGCGGGAGGGGAGTTAACATCAAATTGATGTTCCTGCCAATTAATTTCGGCTCGGCATCGGCCAGCCCCACATGTTCCAGATCCTTCCGGATGCGGGCCACCAGCTCCTTTCCGAGGTCCTGATGCTGCATTTCCCGGCCGCGGAACACCAACATGCATTTGGCCTTCATCCCCCGGAAAAGAAAGGTTTCCGCATGGCGCAGCTTGGTGTCGTAATCGTGCCCGTCTATATTGACGTGAAACTTCAGCTCCTTGACCTTGGCGGCCGCATTTTGTTTGCGCGCCTCCTTGTCCCGCTTGGAAAGTTCGTAGCGGTATTTGCCGTAATCCAGGATTTTGCAGACCGGCGGGCGCGCTTTGGGGCTTACCTCCACCAGATCCAGGTTATGCTTGCGCGCCTGGATCAGGGCGGTGCTGACTTCCATCAGCCCCAGCGAATGGCCGTCCGGCCCGATGACCAGGACTTCCCTGGCGCGGATGCGGTTGTTGATTCTCAGTTGGAACGGGTGAATAGCGGATCTCCTGTTTGATTTTATGAATTCAAAATGTCCTGCAAAACGGGCGGGGCATCTGAAAAGAAAAAGCCGGACACGGGCGGAAGGAGGGAAAACATAGACACAACTACAGCAATCCGTTGGTAAACGGCCTGGCTGTTGGATCCCTGAAATTCATACTTGTCCATTGTTGAGATATTTCAGGGCATGACGCAAGACCAATTTTCCATGCTTTCCGCATTTCGGGTGGCCCCACGGGCAAAATCGTGAAATAGTAGGCATCCGACACCATGAATATTTCCCTCATTGGATACGGCATTATCGGCCAGGCTTGGGCCCAACACTACCAGGCCGACGGCCACACGCTCAAAATCTGGAACCGCAGTCCCAAAACCGTCCCCGGGTATGAGCCCAACCTGCCCAAGGCCGTCGCAGGCGCCGACGTCATCCATATTGTGGTGGCAGATCCGCCCGCCGTCCTGGAAATTTTCACTCAAATCCTTCCGGTTCTGACCCGTTCCATGTTGATCCTGCAATCCAGCACGATTTCCCCGGAAAGTTCCGAATCCTTCAGGCGCATGGTGGAACAGTCCGGGGCCTCCTATGTCGAAGCCCCCTTCACCGGCAGCAAACCCGCCGCCGAAAAGCGGGAAAATGTGTTTTTTCTCGGAGGCAGCGCTGAAGCAAAGCAGCGCGCGCGCTCAGTCCTGCAACCCTTGAGCAAAGCCATCTTTGATCTCGGCGACAACCGCCAGGCTTCCACCGTCAAGCTCGCCATGAACCTGCAGATCGCCGCCATCTGCCAGGCTCTCTCGGAAGGGCTCGAAATGTCCCGCCGGGCCGGTATTCCAGATCCCGTTTTTTTTGATGTTCTGGCCCAAAATGTCGCCCGTTCCGGTGTCAGTGATCTAAAAAAAGACAAACTTTCAACCGCTGAATTCAGCCCCCAGTTTTCCATCAAGCACATGCACAAGGACCTCAGGCTCGCGCTGGACTCCGCTCCCGCATCCACGCTGCCACTCACCCGGCGCGTCTGTGAAATTTATACACAGGGTATGGACCAAGGCTGGGGCGACCTCGATTTCTCGGCCTTGATCCGGCTGCTGGTGGTCCATACGCCATGAGATGACGGGCTGGTTGTGTGCAAAACAGCCCGTCCCCGCGGCGCATAGACCCCCAAAAGGCTGAAGTTCCCCATTCCTGCGGATGTAGCATCCCATGTGCTTCGACGCAAAAATTCAAAAAGGGATAAAAAGTGTTTTATGCAAACTCAATATTTGTAACATAATCGACATGGTAAAGCCTTTGTTGAAATTGAAATCCGCCATCCTGCTGACCGCCTGCCTGGCCCTCCTCTGTGTAAACCAAGTTCGGGGGGAAGACGCCACAAGCTCGGCCAAATCGGCGTTTGAATCCTTCCAGGCCGGTAAAATGGATGAAGCCGCACAAAAGCTCACCCAACTGATCCAGCAATATCCCACCAGCTTCGAAGTCCCCAATGCCCGCTATCTGTTGGGTGTAATTGATTGTTTGTTGGGAAAATACAGTGACGCCATTCCATATCTGTCCGACAGCAAGAACTTCGATAAAGCCACCATCCCCCAGGCGGCTTATTATCTCGGCATTGCCTATTACGGAGCCGGCGATTACAACAAGGCTTCCGAAGCCCTGGACAAGGCCTACACCGCCCTGACAGACCCAAAAACCGCCATCACCGCTGAATCCAAGGAATTGGCGCCGTATGCCTTGTTTTACTATGCGCAAGCCAAACTCGGATTCGCGGCGAAAAATTTCGCAACCCAGGAAGCCGCCGCCGTCAAAGCGGTGGACGACGGCTCGGCCAAAATCAAGGAACTAACCGACAAATTCCCCGACAGCGACATTGTTACCGATGCGTTGATGGCCAAATCCAGCATGTTGGGCGTTATCGGCAAATACGCCGAAGCCGTCCAAATCCTGGAAGCACTCACCAAGCGCAAGGGCATCGAAGACATGGCCGAAGACATCGACTTCGCCCTCGGCCACATGCTAACACTCCAATATAACAAGCTGCGGGAGGATTTTAAATACGACGAGGCGGCGGAAATCATCGAACGCGCCCAGCAAACCTATGAGCACCTGAGCAAAAGCGAAAATCTAGTTCTGGCAAATCGCGCGGCTTTCGAGCTGGCCAATCTGAATTTTGACCTTGCCACCCTTGCCCCCGCGGAATCCCGGACGGACGCCTTCATGAAGGCGATTGATTCCTACCGCCATCTGAGCAGCAAATCGGACATCGAAGCCAACCAAAAGCAGCGCATTGAGGAAATCCGCCAAAAAATCGGCGGGGCCGCCGGCAACAAAGCCCAGGTGAACACCCTCACACGGTCGTTGCAGCGCGAACAACAAAAATTGGCGGAGGTTCAACAAAATCCGGATCAAGCCACCGACGCGCTGCTGCAAATCGGCCTTTGTTATATGCAGCTCAGGAAATACGACGAGGCACGGGTCGTTTTACGGCACGCGCAACAATTCGCCCGCAAGGACCAGCAAAAGCAGTTGACCGTACAATTGATCATCACCTACGCGCTGCAGGGCCAGAGCAGTGCCGCGGAAAAGCATTTCGCGGAGTTCAAACAAAAGTTTCCAAATGATCCCGAGACAAAAAATGTTCCTTATTTTCTCGGCATCGCGTTGAAGCAGCAGGAAAAGTACGAGGATGCGCTGAAGCGGTTCGATGACTTTCTCAAAGATGCGCCTCCCAACAGCCCCTACGTGGTGCGGGTGCCCCAGGAAAAGGCCGGAATCCTAATCGCGCTCAAAAGGACCGACGAAGCGATCAAGGCCTTTGACGACTTTCTCAAGGACGCCGAAACCGGCAAAATAAAAATATCGCCGGAAGAAACGGAAAACGCCAGGCACCTGCGGGCAATCGCTCTTCTTCAGGGCAACAAAATCCCCGAGGGACTGGCCGCCATGCAGGATTTGAGCAAAAACGCAAAGAACAGCCGCTTGCGCGAGGACGCCGCCTTCCAGGTCCCCAACATCCTGTTCAACGCCAAGAAACCGGACGAGGCTTTCGCGGAATATCAAAACTTCCTCAAGGCTTATCCGCAGTCGGACAACGCCCCGAAAGCCGCCTACTACATGGCCGCCTGCCTGAAAAGCCAGAAAAAAATCCCGGAAGCGCTGGAAGCCTACGCCGCCTTCATCAAAAACTACAACAACGACGACCTGAAGCTGAAGGCCCATGAACAAATCTGGGGCATTTACCAGTCGTCCAACGAATATGAAAAAATGGTTGAGGCGCAAAACAAACAGATGGCCGCATTTCCAAATTCGGAACGCAATCTGTACGCCTACTACCAAAGAGCCCGGTATCTGGAGGAAGTCTCGAAGAAACCGGACGAATCCGTGGAAGCCTACCTGAAAGTAGTGGAAGCGTTCAATGCATTGCCCGCAAGCATGCGGGAAGGGGAAGCCGGCCGCAAAAATTCCATCTACCCAACCACTGCGCTGCTCCATTGTTTCGACATTTACCGCAAACAGGCTGTCCACCTTGGAAATCCTCTCATCCTCAAGGGCGCCGAACTCGAAGCCTGGAAAACGTCCATCGAGAAAGCCTACCGCTATTGCGACCGCCTGCTCCAGGAATACGGCATGGCCCTCTACACATCCGCTCAACCCGGCCAGGTTAATTCCCTCGGAACCACCCTGCAACGCATGACGGAACTCCAGCTTCTGCGCGTGAAAGGCAAACTCACCAGCGCCGGTGACGCCACCACCTATTTCAGCAAACTGGCCGGCTCTCTCAACGATGATGGCGCTGTGGCACTGGTCATGATCGCCCGCGCCGGATTTGTTTACCAAGCCGGCGATACCGAGCAGGCCCTGAGTTTCTACCGGGATATTTTTGGGAAATTCAGCGACCCGAAAAACGAAAATGCGAGCGACCCGAAAAAAATCGCCTGGCAGGAATATGACCGTTATGGCTCCCTGCTGCTGGACAACAAGGACTGGGACACGGCCCTGAAAATCTACCAGGTGCTGAAGGACGCCTTTCCCGACGTTCTACGGGCACAGGCTTCCGCCGTCTATGGATTGGGCGCCTCATATACCGGCAAGGGCGAGCTCGCAAAGGCCGAGGATCTGTTCAAGGAACTGGGTGAAAAATACAAATGGTCGGAAAAAATCCTCGATGCAAACTTCAACCGCGGACTGGCCCA
This DNA window, taken from Candidatus Methylacidiphilales bacterium, encodes the following:
- the pheS gene encoding phenylalanine--tRNA ligase subunit alpha; translated protein: MIEELQQLKEQALAEIGGVQDAAALEAWRVKYLSRQGLLPAVLEKIKDVPKEQRPEAGKSSNLVKKQINDAFDLKKQSFGGVSHGQPEDTSLTGRPLPCATPHVVHQTIDRIVSIFRRMGFALADGPEMETEFYNFDALNTPADHPARNEQDTFYVDHPADPKYGRYLLRTQTSTVQIRTMENQKPPIRIIAPGRCYRRDEIDATHGVFFHQIESLVVDEGITLRDLKGAMEYFFKEFMGADTKVRFRPHFFPFTEPSFEIDMARAGSSVKGREWLEICGCGMVDPAVFQSVGIDSERYTGFAFGMGVERMAMLRHGIPDLRLFYENDIRFLKQF
- the rplT gene encoding 50S ribosomal protein L20 yields the protein MPRATNAAASRERRKRVVSSAKGFRGNRSKLFRYAKDATTKAKYWSYRDRKTRKRNFRMLWNTRIGLAVREFGLTYSKFIAGLKTAKVEIDRKILADLAVSEPGAFQEVVKLAKN
- the rpmI gene encoding 50S ribosomal protein L35 produces the protein MRKGSSAKTKKAVAKRFKLTASGKLKMSKAGRRHLAASKNRKRKRHLAKRAMVSAADTPRMKLCLPFS
- the infC gene encoding translation initiation factor IF-3; protein product: MRINNRIRAREVLVIGPDGHSLGLMEVSTALIQARKHNLDLVEVSPKARPPVCKILDYGKYRYELSKRDKEARKQNAAAKVKELKFHVNIDGHDYDTKLRHAETFLFRGMKAKCMLVFRGREMQHQDLGKELVARIRKDLEHVGLADAEPKLIGRNINLMLTPLPLNKRARKFTKESDTEFDEEEEGGADSATE
- a CDS encoding NAD(P)-dependent oxidoreductase — encoded protein: MNISLIGYGIIGQAWAQHYQADGHTLKIWNRSPKTVPGYEPNLPKAVAGADVIHIVVADPPAVLEIFTQILPVLTRSMLILQSSTISPESSESFRRMVEQSGASYVEAPFTGSKPAAEKRENVFFLGGSAEAKQRARSVLQPLSKAIFDLGDNRQASTVKLAMNLQIAAICQALSEGLEMSRRAGIPDPVFFDVLAQNVARSGVSDLKKDKLSTAEFSPQFSIKHMHKDLRLALDSAPASTLPLTRRVCEIYTQGMDQGWGDLDFSALIRLLVVHTP